A region of the Pricia mediterranea genome:
CTCGAACATACTGAATTTGCTTCCTCGATATGGGCCAGAATTTCCCCCACCCCAAAATGCCCTTTCTTCAAGGGAATGTCCGTGGTCGGATTGAAAAATCACTATGGTTTCATCCGTAAGTCCCTTTCGGTCCAGATGGTCGAGCACGCTCCCGATCGCTTCGTCTGTTTTGGACACGAAAGCGGCGTATTCTTTCCTTGGCGTCGGTAAGTCCCTGTAGTGATCCAACCATTTCGGTGTACCTTGATAGGGGTAGTGAGGTGAATTAAAAGCCCAATAAATAAAGAAGGGTTCATCTTTCTTTTTATCGATTACCTGTTTCACCTCTCCGGTCATCAAATCCATAAAATGTTCCCCGGCGTAATATACTTCATCGGAGTTTCTATAAAGATCGTGTCTGTTGGGTCCGTCCCAGAAGAAAAAATGGGAGTAGTTGTCAATGCAGCCTCGTTGATGGCCAAAAAAATAATCGAAACCCTGGGCGTTGGGAAGATTTTGTTTTCGATGACCTAGATGCCACTTTCCAATCAAAGCGGTATAATAATTGTTTTCTTTGAGCATCTCTGCCATTGTGATTTCTTCCGTAGGCAAACCGTACTGTCCGCTTTCTTCAGCACGTTCGGGAATAGGAACATTGTTCGGAAGTCCTGCGCGCAGATTGGTCTTTCCGGTCAGAAGTGCCGCCCGGGATGGGGAGCATACCGGTGCCGCTGCATAGAACTGGGTAAACCGTACCCCTTCCTTTGCAAGTCGGTCCATATTTGGGGTGTATAGGTCTTTGGCACCATAGGAGTTGAGGTCGATCGAGCCCTGGTCATCAGTCAAAATAACGATGACATTGGGTTTATTCGTCCTATCCTGTGAAAAAGCTGATAACGGTAAAACTAGAAAGGCCAAGGTCAATTTTGCTCGCAATAGTTGCTTGAACATTCTCATATATATTTTTGAAAATTTTTAATTTATAAAGGCCAAAAAATCAGGTATCGATATTTATATTAACTAATAACCGGGATTCTGCTCCAAGTTGGGGTTCAGCAGGATATCTCTGTCGGGTATGGGCCACAAATAATCCTTGGCGGGATTAAAATTCCGATTTTCTATCACATTACCATCTTGATCCAGACCATCTTGATTCATGACATCCTCCGCCGTTCGCCATCTAATTATATCCTGATAGTATAGTCCTTCTCCCGCAAACTCGATTCTTCTTTCCAATCGGACCACTTTGCGAAATTCTTCCTTATCCAGACCTGGCGATACATCTGGCATATCTACCGACTCCCTACTTCTGACTTGGTTGATGGCGTCATAGGCCCTAGTCGTAGGGCCGTTAAGTTCGTTCTCGGCCTCGGCTATGGTCAACAAAATTTCAGCATACCTGAACAATATCGGATTTATTTCGGATTGACCCGGCTTAGGGGTCGAGCTTACTACGTCATCCAACAAATACGTGTATTTTTTAAACGCATATCCGGTGAGGTCGGCAAAAAGCTCATCACCCGTTACTAACTCTCCATTTAGCATTGAACCAATAGTTATCAAAGTTTGGGACAATCTCGGGTCTCTATTAGCGAAAGGGTTTTCCGGGTCATAGAGGTTGGAGTCGAATATAGTTTGCCCATCGGCAACTAGATAGGCATCTACCAAATCCTTAAATACATTACCTTGCTGAAACAGCTCATTATAACGGTTCGTTATTTCGGGAAATTGAAATTCGACATCGAAAATTACCTCGTTGTTTCTTTCGTTCTCCAAAAGGAACAGTCCACGGTAATCAGGAAAAAGACTGTATTCGTTCAAATCGACGACCGCTTGTGCGGCGGCAAGGGCTTCGGCCCATTTTTCATTGTAAAGGGCCGATCTTGCCCGTAGCGCTAAAGCGGCACCTTTGGTCGCTCTGCCAGAATCGGTATTGGAATAGAAAACCGGTAAATCTACAACGGCATCGTCCAGATCGGCGTTGATGACTTCAAGTACTTCGGCCTTCGTGTTACGCGGCAGCTCGCCCTGTGTATTATTGTCGGGAGACTCCAATATTAACGGCACGCCCCCGTAATATTCGATTAAGTTATGGTAGTATAGTGCCCTTAAAAATTTTGCCTCTGCCTTGTACCGTATTTTTAGCTCGTTGTCCATC
Encoded here:
- a CDS encoding sulfatase family protein; this translates as MFKQLLRAKLTLAFLVLPLSAFSQDRTNKPNVIVILTDDQGSIDLNSYGAKDLYTPNMDRLAKEGVRFTQFYAAAPVCSPSRAALLTGKTNLRAGLPNNVPIPERAEESGQYGLPTEEITMAEMLKENNYYTALIGKWHLGHRKQNLPNAQGFDYFFGHQRGCIDNYSHFFFWDGPNRHDLYRNSDEVYYAGEHFMDLMTGEVKQVIDKKKDEPFFIYWAFNSPHYPYQGTPKWLDHYRDLPTPRKEYAAFVSKTDEAIGSVLDHLDRKGLTDETIVIFQSDHGHSLEERAFWGGGNSGPYRGSKFSMFEGGIRVPAIIRYPQKIPANQIRNQLVTQMDWFPTVADLTGSDVTEKVDGKNLMPIILDEKTKSRHDVVYWQLGDYDDRTAQWAVRKGPWKLIGNVREPQGKDQQKEGLPKLFLTNLDNDISEQNNLGASNPKKLNELLELHEAWLKSVRSEKGK
- a CDS encoding RagB/SusD family nutrient uptake outer membrane protein, with the translated sequence MKRIIYTFIATSGIIFSVGCSKDLLHKEPADQSSVETFWTSEDKATAALTGCYETLVGPYMGEGSWLLKLEDITPNSFEIDDGSGASSIARGDNNPTLPLINSRYRTAYEGVGRTNTFLANIDQVPMDNELKIRYKAEAKFLRALYYHNLIEYYGGVPLILESPDNNTQGELPRNTKAEVLEVINADLDDAVVDLPVFYSNTDSGRATKGAALALRARSALYNEKWAEALAAAQAVVDLNEYSLFPDYRGLFLLENERNNEVIFDVEFQFPEITNRYNELFQQGNVFKDLVDAYLVADGQTIFDSNLYDPENPFANRDPRLSQTLITIGSMLNGELVTGDELFADLTGYAFKKYTYLLDDVVSSTPKPGQSEINPILFRYAEILLTIAEAENELNGPTTRAYDAINQVRSRESVDMPDVSPGLDKEEFRKVVRLERRIEFAGEGLYYQDIIRWRTAEDVMNQDGLDQDGNVIENRNFNPAKDYLWPIPDRDILLNPNLEQNPGY